The following is a genomic window from Mustela erminea isolate mMusErm1 chromosome 2, mMusErm1.Pri, whole genome shotgun sequence.
CAGCATATATAATATAGAGAAGAGGTAGATTGCATATTCTGAGAGATCCAGCCATAAAATGGactttacaaaaatatatttaaattactcatttattttttaatagtgtcTATCATAGTATAAAATCcaggtagttttgtttttagtaacaACAGTTGAAAGTAAACCTCCCTTGCTCTgttgtctcaagtaaataattctCTCAAAAGAGGTAACCACTGCCATCACTGGTTTCTTGTGTATGCTTCCTGAGATAGTGTATACTTTCACAAGCATAGATGCAAatagtcttcttttttaataaaataaattcatacttTTTGCACCTTGCtgttttcacttaatatattttagatatatatagaGTTGCTCTACTCTTTTTTAGCAGGTACATAGTAATTCATTCCATGATATAGCATAAATTCCTTACCATTCCTCTGCTGATGGGTATTTAAATTgcttatgatattttgttattgtaGACAATGTCACAGTGAATATCTTTATACTTATGTCATTTTGTATATGTGCACGTGTAATAACTCTTAGAActagaattactgaatcaaagaatatttgcatttttttgttttgatagatTTTGAGGGATTGCTCTTCCCAGAGGCTGTACCAGTTATGTCCCAACAATAATAATGTGATTATTTCTCAGTCCTCATATCACAGAATGTTCTCAAGCTTTCCAGTTGGTGAAAATAGtaatttattgttgttttaatttgcatttctatcatGTGAGGTTGAAAATTTCGCATTTATTTTCTGCCAactgttttttcccatttttccactGGGATATTGAtctttttccttattgatttctaGGAGCCCTTTAAACGTTAAAGAAGTTACTGATTTGTCTGAAATACATGttgcagatatttttttcccgaaactgtcttttgattttgtaatGGTGTGCTTTTCTTTTGGTGGGTGTAAGCAGACTTCtgctttcagttttgttatttttatttttatgcggCCAAATATAtcactcttttcttttatgtctttcgGGTTTGgggttatattttaaaagacttttctaCTCTAagatcatctttaaaaattcattttttcttttttaatttgttttttatttgtaaatcttGGACTCATTTAAAACTTAGTTTGGTATATAGATCCAACCTTATTAAATTGGACTACAAAATGAACCAACTGATAATAGACCTAGCTGGTTTAGCTACATGAGACTTGGTTGGAATCATCTCTGAGAATCATGAGAATCATCTCTAACTCCCCATAGGCTTATACTTAATTTCCCTAGCACCTGGTATGGTACTCAAAAGAAGTGAGTAGTTAATAAACTTTTGATAAACTAAACTGAGAGGAAGTTTCTAGATATATCACCTTATTTATAGTTGTTTTGGTTGAAAGAGAGTGATACCACAAACACAGCTGATTTCTTAGAATCATGAAATTTTGGATCCAGAGACTAAGGTGATTATTcacttgataaataaataatgagttcCTATTACTTAACAGGCATTCTAGTTGGGAATGaggagacaataaacaaatatgtcATGTGGTATAATGCTGTGAATCAAAACAGAGCAATGTACAGGCAGTAGAGAATGACAGGAAGTAGAGCAGGGGGTACACACTAGCACAGGTCACAAAGGACATTTACAGTAGAATTGTCTTTACTTCATATGAGCACATGTGCAGACAAAAAAATTGAGAGGTCATGAGAATTAAGCTTCAGGAGACAGTTCTCAGTATCCCTTGGAAGTTGGAAGGAGAATCAGTTGTTTCTGTCTAGGTCCAGGTTATCTTTAGATTACATTGTAAACTAGTGGGTAGGACTATACTTTTTTAGGTTATATTGGTTATAAATATTATGCACACTTGGATTAACATAATTTTCCTTTAAGCAAATTAACAAATTTGTCATTCTAACAGGAAACTAAAACCATTTTATGCAGTTAAGCCAAAATTACATTCTACCCTTGGGCATATCAGCCATGGCACTTCTTACAGTATTGGCATTTCTTACAGTAATTTTAAACACTACtcaaaaaaatcagggaaaaggGCCAGTAGAAAGTCTTGAGGTATCCATACCTTATACTCTCAACTAGAGTAGttatgcttttatatttaatttcttcttaactTTCAGATAAGattacattttgaattaatttgaaGCTGTAAAATACACCTCACTCTGACCAGACATGTGCATGGAAATTACAGGCCATTTTTAGGATCCAATCACTGAATGTGCTTTAATTCCATGTGGACGTAGAGATGATTGCCTTGAAGAGCGAGAAGTTGGAAATTCCCTGGTGGGAACCCTACTGATTAAGATAGGGATCCTTCTAATGTGTACAGTATTTTTGTACATATGGTGGTTCTGTGGAGAATGAGTGAATCTGTCAAAACTTCCTAGttgcaaaattatattttgcCAGGATTGTCAAGCTCCAAGTTAGGAGAATAACATTTTCTCTCAGCATATTGGTATAAGAATCAGATTTAATCAGCTTTTCTAACATCTTGATTTATTCTTATGTCTTCCTGTATGCTTCAAGATGATACTTAATAGTACCAAAATTTGGGATAGAAGTTTAACCACTTATGTATGAAGAATGTGCTTTGATATTTCaactaaagaaaatcagtttatagcagcaatggccatggtcgccaaactggaaagaaccaagatgcccttcaatagatgaatagataaggaagatatggtccatatacactatggagtattatgcctccatcagaaaggatgaatacccaacttttgtagcaacatggacgggattggaagagaatatgctgagtgaaataagtcaagcagagagagtcaattatcatatggtttcacttacctgtggagcataacaaatatcatggaggacatggggaaatggagaggagaagggagttgagggaaattggaaggggaggtgaaccatgagagactatggactctgagaaacaacctgagggttttgaaggggcggggggtgggaggttgggggagccaggtggtgggtattaaggagggcacgtattgcgtggagcactgggtgtggtgcaaaaacaatgaacactgttatgctgaaaagaaattttttaaaaaaatgttggttaaaaaaaaaagaatcagggcgcctgggtggctcagtgggttaagccgctgccttcgactcaggtcatgatctcagggtcctgggattgagtcccgcatcgggctctctgctcagcagggagcctgcttccctctctctctctctctctgcccgcctctctgcctacttgtgatctctctttgtcaaataaataaataaaatctttaaacaacaacaacaaaaagaatcagTTTATTATTGAGGTTTTTATTCCATATAAATCAGTACTAAATTCTACAAAAATCAGAATCAATTTATACAATCCTATCACTCACTGTGCttactttaataataaagaatataaattactAAATATATCCTCTTCTCAAGTACTATTAGTTGCAAATGGGTTGTAATACcagaattattttgaagtttttgagGTTATCAATTAAAATTTGTTAACATGTAGTAAAAATTAGGAAGAGCTATATACTTTAGAAAAAGGCTTTCAAAGATCTTGGATTCCTGTGTAGGACAGAGCATATATATTTGGATCTCCCAATGATTGGTACCTAGTAGTATCTATTCATTGAAATAAATTTATCCAAAACTTAACTTATTTGCAGTAAAAATAACATATGAAGCGAGGAAATGCATTCAAAGACTTCAGATAAGGGAAATTTAAGTCTGGAAATAGCATTGTTACTAATCAAGATTATCTTCTGAACAAGACATAAGGACCTCGTATGATTTGGGGACTCTACCACTCTTAAAAGGAGGTTTGCACCTCCTTGCAGATTCCTGAAATGTCGTCAGCTGGGAAAATATGACTACATTGATTCAGTTTCATGGTTTGCCaaccatgtgaccttggacaaatctgtttcttgatttgtaaTGAGGATAAAAACGGTTCCTCTGTAAGTTTGTTGtgaaattaagtgagataatgtttATAGAATTCCTGATATAgtgtttaataaaaaatgtaattttgggggtgcctgggtggctcagtgggttaaggcctctgccttcagctcaggttgtgatctcggggtcctgggatcgaaccccgcatcgggctttctgctcggcagggagcctgcttcctccctatttctctgcctgcctctctgcctacttgtgatctccgtctgtcaaataaataaatatataaatctttactAGAATGCTATGGATGTCTAGTTAATCcttagaaaaaaggcaaaaatgcaaATATTGCTTGTATCAAATGTATTTAGTCTATTTCAAAGTTTAAATGCTAATTCCATTCCCATTTCTAATTGGGAGATAAAGGATTAACCAAACATGGTCATTTAATATGTGAAATTTCAACAATTGAAGTAGCTAAGAAAATCTGTACCCTGAGACCAAGGAAGACAGTATTAAACTCTATTAACTTTGAAATGGTTGGAGTACCTCCTGCCCTGCAACTCCCACCCTAAAAAGAAAGGGTTTTAGCCAAAGAAACAAGTGTTAGCAGAAGTGCTTCTGATGACTtatagagttatttttttttaatcagatcgAATTTTATTAGAATGATCTTGATTCCCAAGGGATCCAATAATTCAGACACCTGCACATTTTAGAATAAGAGACAAATGACATAGAAACTCATAATGCTTATAGTTATTAAGTATATGAACAGTGTCATCGGTGgacttaattacagtttttaaagacAAAGCACGAGAGATTGtgaactgagaaacaaactgagggttttggaggggaaaaggtgtgtggttgggtgagcctggtggtgggtattaaggagggcacctattgcatggagcactgggtgtgatgcataaacaatgaatcttggaacattgaaaaaataaaataaatgattttgatATACTCTTTACAAGGTAACTTGGGCTGGATCTAGACTTAGTTCTAAAGCTTTTAGGATCCAAAAACCTATTTTACAACAGAACTCCTGTCCATGGTTTGCCATAACACAAATGGCCTTTTGACTCTCAGAACCATGTTCTTGTCACTCTGCTGCCTTCCTGCCTGCTATTTGGCATTGAAAATTTCATTTCCAACTGAAGGAAACATTTGTAAATTGTTAAAgagtttgttttattcttttttcctttagagtCTTCAGatggattttaaaattcagtacaCTTGGGATGGTTTTCCCGTGAAGCATGAGCCAGTGTTTGTCGGGCTGAATCCAGGTGATGGAGGAGTGATGGTGGAAGTTAGTGCTCCATTTTTCAATGATCCTCCAGCCCCACTTGGAGAACCAGGAAAACCTTACAATGAACTGTGGAATTATGAAGGTAAGTGGAAGTACTGTATTTTACTGCAAACATAAATCTATAATAACCTCTCCTAGAactattattttatcttactgTAAGGAAGTGAGCGCTCTTACGAGCAACTGACATGCGCAGTTTCTTCCGTTCTCTACCAAGCGCTCATTCTTTTTCACCATCACTTATGTGACTTAAGCTATGTaactagaacactgaaaaatggcAATGAcaaatccagatttttaaattgcTGCCATAGTTCTTTCGTTTACTTCTGATACCTATTTAAAGGAGAGTTCAgcatttctgttttgtctttaagTATCTTCGAATTGCTACTTTAACCTTATAAACCTTCTCTGTGGAAGTTTGGGGATGTTTTACTTATTATAGAAATACTGTCAGCCTTAATaggaaatgtagtttttattttatactggCAATTAATCTCACATGTCAAATGAAGGCTAAAGGACATGCCATAAAATTACACTGTGCCAGATCTGCTCTATGATCCCCTTCTAATGTATCATAATTAAGCTACCAAACTTATCTTTCTGAAATACTCTTTATGATTCCACTCCTCAGATGGCAAACCATAACTATCCCTGAGATAAAATTCAAACCCTTCCTTTAAGCTTTCAGAATACTCATAAATTGGGCTATCCTATTCAATCAAAAactcttttttaatataacaatgttacattagtttcaggtttacaacatagtgatttgacaagtttttccattatgctgtgctcaccacaagtgtagctaccatcagtCTCCATAGCGCTGTTCCAGTACCACTgtctatattccctatgctgttacttttatccctgtgacttattcattccgtGACTGGAagactgtatctcccactctccttcatcCGTGttgcccatccccctaccctctGTACCCctcactctccccacccctggcagccctgagtttgttctctgtatttatgggtttatttctaccttttgtttactcatttgttttgtcttctagATTCAATATGTAACTGGAGTCATATGTCAACCAAAAGCTTGACTTCTGAAAGGCTAATTGTCTTACTATCCATGCATATTCTCACCCATGTACCTTTTCTCATTCTattccccatcccctgcctctcATGCACTTAGTTCAAGGTCTAATataggtttcatttcttttaaagaaagctttGATGGTTCCTGGAGGCCATACTAACATCTGTGTAGCATATATTTGTCAGTGTTAATTTTTATCATATGTGAAACATGTTGTGTTTTACTGATACAGAACTTGTATATACCAGCTACCTGCTGGTATAGACACTAGTGTGACTTAGCTACCAGAGGTACCACAGACACCAAACTCAAGAAGTCCTAAACTCAACTCATCCAGTTCTTTCATAAACCTGCTTCTTTCCCCAGTTGCCCAAACACTATAATACATCAGTTTACTACATATAGAAATATGAGAGCTTTCCAAGATAacctttctctcactctccatatttggatttatttatgaGTCTTACCAGCTTCGCCTCCTTAACATTTCTCTGATTTAGTTAGTACCTCTTCTTCATTCACACTCTCCGTACCATAGGTTGGGCCTTTGTGATCTTTTACTTGGGCTAGTCAAAGCACCCTTTACGGTCTTTTTACCCTTAGATCCATCCTTCACTTAGAAGCCAGAGTGATCgatctaaaatgaaaattcaaactcATAATTCAGGTCCTTGCAAACCTTCTCAGGCTCCCTGTCCTCTCAGGATAGTTTTGCCCTTCTTATTATGATCTTTATATAAGATTTTTCATGACCTAGCCCCTTATTCTCTTTGCAGCATTCCTTCTCTGTGCATTGAAATGTTTGCCTAGGAAGACCGGACTGCTTGTAGTTCTTTAAGGGATGATATTTCCTAATCATGTACATTTGATTGCACTTCTCTTTCACCCTGGAATGTCCTTTCCATCATTCTTCTTCCCCCAATTCCAACTCATCTTTCAAGGTGGAGCTTAGATAGCACCCTCTCCAGGAATCCTTCCCTAAACCACTTTTTGAGCTAAgtgtctgggtttttttggtgtgtgtgtgtaacagcaATCCATACCGCCTTCCCTCTTGGTATTTTTATTAAGAGTATCCActtggtgggcacctgggtggtttagggggttaaatgtctgcttttgggtcaggtcatgatcccagggtcctggaattgagtcctgcatcaggctccctgctctgtggggagtctgcttctccctctccccctgccccactcctgctttctcttgccatctctctctctctcaaataaaaaaataaaatatttaaaaaaaattcaactgtatATTTGATTGTAATGACTGCATTATATTCTATTGCATGGAATATATGAATTCCATAACTTACTTAACAGCTCTCCTGtgtaatagttttatttatatcataGGAAATAACCATGTAGATCATTCTCTATTTTTGAGCAATACTTAGATGAATAGTATTATACTTACTTTTCCCAGTTCTCTGATTATTTCTTAAGATTAAATCCTAGAAGAAGATAACTGGTTCAAAGTCTGTGTAATAACATTCGTTTCTTTAAGAACCTCACCCAACACTAggctttattaatatttttaatcttaggACAATCTGATATGGGAAAAATTGgtgatttgttttttatgtatttcttctttcgggcaatgtgtatttatttgcttttccccttttcttatgAGATAGaattatagttaaaaataatgagttAATTCACTTtatactctaaaaaaataatttactactgaagtaaaattaaatttcttggtatgtcttctctctgttttcaaaAGTTGTGGAAGTATTTTTCTTGAATGACATAACTGAACAGTATTTAGAAGTTGAACTTTGTCCGTAagtataaaattttttctaactCACAGCTTCATAATTTGAATATAGTTAATTTCTGGTTATAAATTATATGGTTCATGTTAAAAGCTCAACCAAAAGGAAGAACGCTAATCTAAATTATATATACTTCTTTATTCTCaagtaaaacatattttataaatgtttgaaaatattacATTGATACTGTTTTCAATTCACTAATGAGGTTGGTTTTCTAATAAATTGAAagtttttttgtaaaatgaaaaatcattataaataacagaaactgTCTTTCATTACTTATTATGAAATTTACATCATTATGAATTACCTATTCAGAAATAAAGGGAGATATAAATACAATGAATTGAACTagtttcttttaaggaatttttttaaataactagattaaacttaaattttatgtcttgcataattatttaaattttatgtgttgcatattctttcctttattcatcattcatttattgagtGTATACTACATCACTTTGTTTTCAGTGCCAgggataaaaattaaatgacacatagttttttttagacttattaaaaatattaatcttgGACCCTTTTGTTCAAATTTAACCAGTCATTTGGGAACCCTGTTTACTTTGTTTACTTTACTCTTTTCCCTGCATATGTGAAAAAGTAAATTAtgtgaaaaagtaaatttatacCTACTTGTTATCTACATGATAACAAATTctaaattagtaaaatatttagtaatgaaatatttctttgtattgccacttttcattttaaatgacctTTAAATACCTTTCAGTATCTAATATTTGGTAGCCTCTGTCCCTTTGTAGGGTGGGCAGAGTCCCAAACagttgatttaaatattttaggtatcattttcttttcccttagttTGATTTCTTGCTAATTCTAATGTGGAAAGCATAGCTgttcataattatatttttgagaatAATCATATATCTTTGTCACCTTTTAACTAACATGCCAGTgtcttttattgaaaaatatgactTAACTGTCTTGTGAGGTAAGAAAACTTCAACTGCTGTGTGATTATTTTCATCAAACAGGTGAAAAAGCTAAGGCAAATAGGTTTATTACTTGTCTAGAAAGCGGTTAAGAACTTGGATATGTTAGAAATTCTAGTTTTATacttagttttaatttcattaGATGATAATATCAGtttattttcacaaagtgaaAATGGATGAATAGGATAATTAGAttcccttttgttttaaaattatgtgataaacatgtataaaattaataatttaaaaatatatttttaagttgcattattaataagtttaaaaatctgTAGAGTAGTGTGGCTTCATATATTACGGGACAGTTATCAATCAATTATTATGGTTTTGCTTCTGACAATGAACTCCTGTGACAGTTAATTAACCTCTGGGAAAGCAACATGAAGAatattgttgttttgatttgcaagGACTTTTATCCCTCCTAGGATATTCTGAAAgttgcataataataataaaaataagcagagaacttttaaatgaaaaataataattgtctTCTGTTAGAATAGTTTACTGAAGGGAAGTCTTCCCTGAAAAGATCACAACAGAGCATCTGAGTAGAAATGTTCAGTCTTTTCCACTGACAGTAAATTTGCTTCATATAATTACTTAAAATCCTTTGATTCTAACTGACCTGATTAATCCCAATTATGCTCTCTTAATAGAATTTCACATGAggttatattttgtttatcttgaaAAATGTGTCACCAGTGTCTGAAACTAATGGtaaaaagcaggaaaatacaaGAGGCAGGCAGGTTGAGGACAGTTGTGCAAGAGAatagatacaaattaaaatcttCAACTTCTTGACCTGTAGTAGAcaatctatgtttttattttctatcttcctaATGAGCTTcagatagttctttttttttttccccatggaagTAGCCTTTAGTAAAGTTATTGGATTCAGACTTTGAAATTGGTGCCAGCTTCTCCTAGAgtacatattttttgaaatgggCTTTATTATGAGTACCGGATACTATGGTACCCGCCACCCCTTTTTCATACTTTGTACCATCTAACcagttgaagtatttttttatataaattcttattttcagaatataaaaagcAGTCTGGACATGTGTAGCTTTATGCATTTCACTGCAGTTGTCTGAAAAATGATAAACTCAAAGATGGTATTTCTAAGTAACTGAGCACACTAGTCCTCTCTTTAATTATCCATTATTCATTTGcatcttttaattatttggaaACTGAGTTATAAGCACATATTGCAGATATGAAGGAAAGTAAAGAAGgtaatatttgtttctttcaaacACTCAtgacaaattttaattttgacagTCATGGACAACATTTGATACTCTTACTCTCTGGAAGAAGAAATGTCtggaaagtaagtaaataaaaatattagaaaaaaatcccTAAATGTAATCTTTAAGATACATATGTAAAAGATACATATCTTAAATAGAAtgcttaaaatataaatctgaatTTACCTTATGTGTTTCACATGTTGTTTCTGTAGCAAGAACTTGCTCTGTCATACAAAGTGTCTAGA
Proteins encoded in this region:
- the C2H4orf33 gene encoding UPF0462 protein C4orf33 homolog, translating into MDFKIQYTWDGFPVKHEPVFVGLNPGDGGVMVEVSAPFFNDPPAPLGEPGKPYNELWNYEVVEVFFLNDITEQYLEVELCPHGQHLILLLSGRRNVWKQELALSYKVSRGETKWEGRAYLPWSYFPPNVTKFNSFAIHGSTDKRNYEALYPIPQHELQQGQKPDFHRLEYFKPFSFNTLLGEEWKQPESELWLIEKPDV